A segment of the Lampris incognitus isolate fLamInc1 chromosome 19, fLamInc1.hap2, whole genome shotgun sequence genome:
tggatggatgatataagGATAATGGCTTTAAATTGTAAACACGATATATTATTTCTTCTCCTTTTTACGCTAGGATTTATAGCTGTTACGTCTAACTGAGGTTAACCCAGTGGCCCTCTGCTTTACTGTACGATGTAACATACAGTAATATATCATACATAGTAATATTGCATTATTTCCTCAGTAAACAGAAGACAGTATATACCTACAGACTGCTTCGCACCCAAACTGGACACATCACCATACAGGTACCACACACGCACGGGTCCTATCTAATCTTTCTAATGCATGTGAGTCCATGTGTGTCAGCTATGCGACATGGGATATCGGTGTCCACTTAAAAACTCAGTCTTGCCTTGGGTGCTCTTGACCACAAGGTTAGGATAAATTAACCAACACATGGGACCCATCACGCCGCCGCTTTGAGGGACAGATTCTGTGCTGACCATCAGCCGCCTCCAAATACACCATTATGTCGTATGGGGAAATGAAAGGTGTTGAGACCCATGTGATATAGACGACAAACATGGCGCCCAGTGCTTTACATCCATAAAACACGGGGCGAGTAGAAAGGCGACACGTTAGCCAACCAAACTCCCTGGCTGGATGTGAGAGAAGCTGGGGCGAGATGTTCTGCTACAACACCTTCAGTTtaacccacacctccatcactgtcttctacatctacacccctttatatcctttatacatggacacccctgtcattgtcctctacatctacacccctttatgtcttttatacatggacacctccatcactgtcctccacatctacacctccATCActctcctccacatctacaccaccttatatcctttatacatggacacttccatcactgtcctccacatctacatccctttatatcctttatacatggacacttccatcactgtcctccacatctacatccctttatatcctttatacatggacacttccatcactgtcctgcacatctacatccctttacatcctttatacatggacacctccatcgctgtcgtctacacctacacccctttatatgctttatacatggacacttccatcactgtcctgcacatctacatccctttacatcctttatacatggacacctccatcactgtcctccgcATCTACACCTCAATCAccctcctccacatctacaccaccttatatcctttatacatggacacctccatcactgttctccacacctacaccccttttTTAATCCTTTTTCTGAATGTGATTAGGTGGAGATAGACTGATACATGTGCTTACTTACTCTTTAAAGTGCTTCTTTTTCTATTTCATCTTGTATACAAGTAATCTTCTTTGTTAGGCAACGCCAGGTGTGAAGGACAAGATTTTTAAGTCCTTGGATGATCTGGTCCGCCATTTTAAGAGAAGGGGCCAGGGACTTGCCATGCACCTACGTCACAGTGTCAAGAGGAAGACGACTTACATCTGTCCCCAAAACAGTACCATCGAGGAGCTTGACTATGAAAGTATGAACCATCAACACGGGCAGACACAATCTTTCTTTCTACACTTATATTGCACACATCAAAAGATTGCCTATGCGGTTAATAGCCAAAGCTTTCATTGGTGACATGATGTTGTGCTTAGCCGATACCAGAAGTTTGAAGTAAATGAGGAATGAAACAATGAGCCTGTTCTCTTTCTGCACTCTCTCTCCATTAAGGTCCAGATTGTGATCCTGATTATATACTCGTCCTGCCATCCTGAGACAACTTGCTTTCTCTGGACGTCTAACTAGGATTTTTTTTAACTCCTCATCGCTGGGCAATGGGGATGAAGGACACTGAGTTTCTCTGATGAGACATGGAGCGCTGAAACAGAAGTCTGACCTACTCCAACAAAATGACTGATGGTCCAAAACCCAAACCGTTCCTCATTGGTGGCAAATTTCTGCGTGCGAATTTAACTCCTCAATCAGCAAGGACAAGATCCTCTAGGGAGACTGGACCATTTATATTTTACACATAACCGtagccttttttttaaaaaaatttaatttttttttagtttcatagtttttgctaccgtgcatattggttatgatattATTTTACTCACGGTCTTTATTTTGTCCTCGCAACTGCGTCTGAGCAAGGCTGGGCAGATAGCCAACAAAAAGAATCTTCAACAAACCCGTCTTCAACAGAGTGTGGCTTCACTGGTTTCAacattgtaaaactgaaaatacaaacaaaggGGTATAGATTACTAAACACATACAGCTTACATGAAATTGCTTTTTAGCACGAAATATAACATGTAACAATTAACAATAACATTCATTTCTTTAGTTATCCAGATAGAGATAGCCAAACAATAAAACTAGCATAAGAACTTAGCAAACGTGAGAACATATGTCAATTAGTCAGATGCTAGCTAGGGAGCTGTCAGCTTGAATGAGCTTCTGAGTTAGCTAAAACAGtgtggcgggggtgggggggtggagcgtCACAGCCGGGCAGCGAACTCGGAtctcccacaccatgggcgacaacgttaaccagtcgactaaaaggtccaactcgttagctaagggctaacgtcTCTACTTagtcgtgtacgttacaatagcGTAAGAGATATAATTTGTAAGGACAGTTAAGCACAGGATAGCCCAGGTTTCATTGGGGGAATATAGCTTGTTCTATTGACCGAATTAATAGTTGAGACTTAAATGTTAAATGTGGCAGTCTTACCACCAGCCGGTAGGGGGAGCTAGAACGGGTCAAGGAGAGTGAGatgacgtgagagagagagagagagaggaagaagggtgtTCTGGCGACTAAAAAAATAAACGTGCCGACTGAGAAATGAGAACGGTTTGAGTTTTCCTTCTAATAACACCCTAAGTGTTATAATAGGTTAGCTAGCGACAAAAAACGTCTTCTAGTACTATGTAGCTTAACTTACAAAATTAAGTTTCAGATCTAACATGTAAGTGCTGATACTCACAGACATAGCTACTCCAAGGCTCAAACGAAGGAAAGCAGACCGCGTTTCACACGCACTGCTTGCTGCTTCATAACGAGCCAAACAAAACGAACTCTTAGCTTGTGAAATTAACAGTGCCTAAACCAACCAGTAGAGGGCAGCACTGTAACACCTAACGTCATAACAAAGCGTGGGCAGTCCTGTAGTCTTCCTCTATAAAAATAGCAATTGTTCCATTAAATTATCACTTCTAAAGATTTAGCATTAATAGAGGTCTTCGTCGGGGTTGTCCGGGTTCACCATATCTCTTTCTGCTTGCTATGCAAAGTCTCTCGATTCACATTAAAAACAGTGGTGTCATGAGTATATCCATTGCTGATAaacctattgtaaactactaataagacacgttagcccatagccaacgggtgtgaccctttagccgagcggttagcggtgtcgccttgtggtgcagtacatctcgtatggaatcccgcaccgggcaagaaaataaccggttacactatgccAATTAGCTGATGAACCAAACATTATTATTAAAAAATAAGGGCCAAATTAGAAAATCTATTGATGCAATTAACGTCTTCTCCAAAGTTCCTGGTCTCTTTTTAATGGGTAACAAAATGTGAACTACTTCCCATTAAGACATGTGATAATGAAAGATTACAAAACATACCGGTGAAAAACATAGTCCAATATCGACGTGTAATCATAGAGAGAGACCAGAACCTCAGAGCACTAGAACTTTTTCATCCTTTGCTCAGAACAATAGAGTAGAGATTCAATCTCTGGCTTCACAGGAATTTATCCATTTCCGGAAGATCTTTACtaatgcaaccggttattttttcgcccggtgcgggattcgatacagggtgtactgcaccacaaggcaacgtcactaaccgttcggctaaagggcgagacccgttagctaggggctaacgtgtcttattagtagtttacactaacaaaGGTGGAGGGTTTATCTAGACTTATTTATAATGCCCAAGCGATGGATGTACCCAAGGATTACTGTAGTAAAATAGACaaacttttatttaattttatttggaaGAAGAAACCTCGCCTAATAAGAAAGAGTGTGTTGATGAATAAACCATGATACCATCTGGTGGTATCAACGCATTGGATTTCTCTACTTTAAATGTGACCTTTAAGATAAACTGGATTCTCAAGAATCCATCCTCAGTCTGGAATGTTATACCATCctatgtttttaattctgttgGTGGTCTACCCTTTTTGTTAAGATGCAACTATGATATTTCCAAGATTCCACTGAAACTTTCAACTTTTCATAAGCACGTGCTCTTAAGCTGGTCATTAATGTATAAGCATAACTTTCCTCCTCATAAATATGTTATATGGAACAATACTGACATGTGTTTTAAGAATAAGACCCTATTCAATAAGAGGTGGTTTGACAGAGGTATACTTTTAGTGAGTCAACTATTCAACTCAGCAGGCCATCTACTCACATATGAAAAATTCCTTAACATGTATAATTTTCCTGTCAATCCGAAGGATTATGCTGTTGTGTTTGGTGCAATCCCTTCTGCAGCCAACATGTTATTATCAACTGCGCCCAAAGGAGATGTTTGTGTGATTCCTTCCTGTTAACATTTATATGGATGCTGAATGTCCTATACTAAGTGTCAAAGCTACTAACCAGCGCATAAGGGATATTATTCTTTGGGAAGCAGTTACTACTTCCTCTGCTGTTTTCTTTTGGAATAACATATTTGACAACATTCTGTGGAAATGTTCAtggcttctctcaaaaaaatactTGTTAACTAAGAAAGTTAAGGAGGTGTCATTCAAATTAATGCACCGTTGCTACCCTGGTAAGACCTACTTTTCTAGATATAGGATTGATGCTGATGTTAGCTGTAGCTTTTGTAGAAATGAGGATGAATCTTTAACTCATTTTTTCTGGGAATGTACATATAGCGGTGTCTTCTGGACTGATGTTAATAACTCTGTACATAGGGAAATCATTAACTTCAATGTGAAAACTGAGCATGTCTCATTCGGAGTAACTAAAGATGACCTCGGTAATGTCAAATTTTTACATATGATTTATCTTCTTCTAATTCTTGGTAAATATCATATCCATACCAGCAAATCTTCTGCCCGTAAACCCAACTTCTTTATCTTCAAAGCCATTTTTGACCaatatttagatactctcaaatTTAGTAAACACAGTAAAGCCATCAAAACTAGAAACATTTGTGAAACTATTTTGTCTTCCTGAAAATACTGTGCTGAACCCCCCTGCTAATACTACTTCCTTTTACACAacctttgctttttctttttgttttgtcctTTTGGAGTATGCTTTGTTTTCTTTGCATCCTGCTGTTCATTGTATTAttgtacatctgttcattgtttgTACGTTGTATTATTTGAATTGTACATATTCTGATTAATAAAAAGTGGGGGAGAAAGTCTTCGGTTCTCATGCAGTTATAGAGAGCAGGAAGGAATCTTGTTCTAAgttgaggttttgtttttttttggtgtttttttttgcatctctCACCTGGAAGAGAATCCAGTTAATATACAAAAGAGCATGTATTCAGTACAGTAATGTATAACACCTAGCTGGGGTCAGAACAGCCTtccttttggagattttggacgtgAGACCACCGCTGGATAGACCTTTACAGTGATGTCTAATGAGGCAACTGTACACAACCCTTACACATGTTCTTTCCACATCAGCAAAAACTCAAGTTCCTCATTTAGACAGTGTGCACGATTTCCCACCATCTGTCACTTTGCTGTTGAGCTGGCCAGGTAGTTTGTGGATGGTTACTGCTATCTATGGCTGCCCATTCCTGCAGgtcgaaccaggaagtagatcagcaatgtcacGGACCTTTGATCATTTTTTTGACAAACTCGGGTTATAACTTTTAACATtcactttcattttcactttCACTTCAGGTTTTGGAGTtgaccacaatagaaatcaaAATAATTAAAACAGTGGGTTGAGAAAAACAAATGATCCTTAAATTTGGCCAAAACAAAGTtcatgttgtttggaaatcactTAACAAATACCGAAGTgaaagtagtgtaaactactaataaggcacgttagccccctagctaacgggtctgaccctttagccgagcggtcagcgacgtcgtcttgtggcgcagtacaccccgtatcgaatcccgcaccgggcaagaaaataaccggtttcagtagtgatagacaatgccCGGCTAGAAAGAGCACAGCAAAATGCATTTCCatgtgtgatactagaccacagagtctgctggaaacctcacatgaCGTATGTGCGGGCAAAGCTGGCAAGAAGCACCGCAGTCACGAGAAAAGGAAGTCacgttctggatcataaatcattgcacactctgtattgttcacttATTTTACCACGTCTGACCCCCCCCCGCGCCCCCccacagttgtatccggccaatcgcccctctcttccgagctgtccctgtcgttgctccgccccctctgccgatccggggggggggggggctacagactaccacatgtctcctccgatacatgtggagtcgccagccgcttcttttcacctgaggagtttcaccaggaggacgtagagcggaccagagacggtccctttaagacagtgggcggtgTTAACTTGTGGGTGGATACGAGGCTGGGGTTCCGTTATTGTAAACAGTTCACTTAAAAGGTGGTGGAGGAAATAAACAACCACAAACACAgccgtgtggtcaaaaggagaagcggcGTCGTctccttcctcctttacatcctCCACACAGTATTGTGTTTTCCTATTGTCATACTCTTTGTTCTAATATatagattttttattttatttttgtaacgtatagtagctgaattaacttaagagtaggtgagaaggggtaggaaacaATAagcgtatacttcctcctactccttttccaacatgtaagaaataatctgatgtatatgaaGATTTGTTCGCCGAGTTTGATGCGTGGCTTTGTCGAGCACTTCAGATtactggcaatggcttatctgtatgttatatcctgtctGTTTACATGTAGGAAATAAATCCTCATTCACTCACTTCTAAAGGCACGGTTTAAGTAACTGGGTTCAATTTGGATTTGTTGAAACGTGTCTGACACTCCTGTTCAGCTGAGCTGTAAGATGCCGTTGTAAAGGTAAGTTCAACGGTGgtcatgttgaaaaaaaaaacaaaaatacacaacaatacaagacaaaaaaaaacaaaactaaacaacaaTATCCTCATCAAACGACTTTACGCGTAGAGAGCCCAGATACCCAAACTGAAGCTGGTGACTTGAATTACGTCATGATCTACATGCATGGTGACAAAAACTGTGAAAATGAGAGCCGGGCTGTGAAAATGAAACAGAGTTGTTCTGTAATTTTTCAGTTCAAAACTCCCTACACGTGGGACAGCAATTCCCATTTTGGAATGAGCTTCATGAACTAAAAGCTAACTTCATGTTGATGAAGGATTTGTCACGCAGTGACGGCCATTAAAATGGAGAAGGGGACCAATATATTCACCGATGTTTTGTTTTCGTTACACCAAAAACGTTAGTTATAGACTTAAactgaaacaaaaaaaacctatGAAATGTAATTTGAACGTTGCCTTGAATTCACACAGGACTCTTGTCTGCCTGcagtcccagacagcatccggatgtgggccatttcaggcactgatgcggcactgatggccttcttctggccctgacaaaacggatgtgagcctgaagtggcacaCATGTataataatagcaaatatggcccaaatatgccaactcaaatgtgggccttttttggcaaagatgcggcgctctcggcaacatgtaatctggatgtgaccctgaagtggcccgtgtggtaaatggtgaatatggcccaaatatcacaaaactaatatgggccaatatagtatatataaaactttgttaaaagaaacactcaatggtaggggaagtgctcaacaaataaggatcaaaataatccagtgagtcaagtaaattccctatgagacagtacaagcctgtttcatgccataagcagtcatcagcttatggcatgaaacaggcttgtactgtctcataaagaattcacttgactcactggattatattttacatatataaTCGAATTAATTACATGATATGCGGATTAATTAATCGAATTGATAGCAATATATCAATATTTGCTTGGAAACGAGACCCCAAATGAAGATATTTTAACTCAAAACTGTTACATTGTTGCGGCACACGACTAAAGCATTGAATAGAAATATCAAAAGGGGGCATTGGAAATCCATAAATTGTTTTATTTCCAATAAGTTTCCCAAACTAGTGCAGCGTCCATTCAAAACCTGCCTGTACGGGTCGACTGCTTGGCCACCGCCACTGCTGCGCGCCGCTTTCTCGACAACCGTTCACACTTCACCAGACGCGGCACTTCCGCCAGGCCCTCAGCAACACACAGTGCCTAccggatgtctgtctgtctgtcgttagATTTACTCGACAACCTTTCATCATCACtacatgcagcagcagcagcagcagcagcagtagtagtagtagtagaagtagtactggtactagtagtagcagcagcagcagtagtagtagtagtagtagtagtagtagtagtagcagcagcagcagtagtagtagtagcagcagcagcagcagcagtagtagtagtactactagtactagtagtagtactactagtagtagtagcagcagtagtactagtagtagtagcagtagtactactagtagtagtagcagcagtagtagtagtagtagaagtagtactagtactagtagtagcagcagcagcagcagcagtagtagtagtagcaatagtagtagtagtagtagtagtagtagtagcagcagcagtagtagtagtagtagcaatagtagtagtagtagtggtagtagtagc
Coding sequences within it:
- the si:ch73-264p11.1 gene encoding SH2 domain-containing protein 1B2, producing MSALPLYHHGAISKAQCEQLLGEKAKDGAYLVRDSETILGAMCLCVYKQKTVYTYRLLRTQTGHITIQATPGVKDKIFKSLDDLVRHFKRRGQGLAMHLRHSVKRKTTYICPQNSTIEELDYESPDCDPDYILVLPS